The Motacilla alba alba isolate MOTALB_02 chromosome 3, Motacilla_alba_V1.0_pri, whole genome shotgun sequence DNA window AGCTCTTTATTTTGAGATGCAATGAGTGTCAGCAGATCCAGCACTGTCACTTGACTGAccttgcaggaaaacaaaggtaACAAAAAACCCTAGGCAGTGGGGAGGGAATTCCCAGTTACAGATTCAAACATACAGGTCAAAAGCCACTGAGAATTTTCTGTCTGAGCTATCAAACCTAAAAGACTAATCTCCTTGTGAGTGAATGGCATAGGGAGTGTAGTTAAatacacaaaatgaaaatcaaataaGAGATGAATTACCATTCCTACAGAGGAGATTACtccactggggaaaaaaaaattaagcaattcTATGAGAATAGCCATGGCAAGAACACATCTTGGtcaaactaatttaaaaaaaaaaaaaaatagaccaTCATGAATTTGCCAGAAATGAATGATCACTGTTTCttactgaaaatgaaacttttgaCTGTATGTTGCTGAGGtcttatatattaaaaaaaaaaaagaaaaaagaaaaaagaaaaagtaatctGAGAGCAGCTTAAAGAACATCCTGCTCAGAGATAGTTATGAAGAGATAGTTATGACTGATGTGTGCTTGGGCAAAGCCACTTGTGCGGGGAGCCTGAGCCCATGACAGCTTTGAGAGGAGCTTTTCACTGCCATCTAATGGTAGACTGAGAAAAATTACACTGAGGTCTTTACCCCCTCAGAACATTTTTGTTGTAATTACAGTTCCATAAATATAAAGCAGGATTAATTAATTCTTAACTtaatttttgcattgtttttcttattaaaaaaaggcaCATACTGACCCAGGCTGGGAGTTCCCTTTCATGACCCTTCAACTCTGTGGCACGGAGGGAGACTGACAAGAAGACCTGAGAGACATTGAAGTTCCTCTACAGTCCAGGGCTGAATGAATCCTGGGAGGGTgtggggaggggtggggggaaatcCCAAAAAACTTTGGTAAGCATCTGCTTTCATGACTGAGATGTAATAATAACATGATGGACCTTCCAACTAGTACAACTGGAACAGTTGCCCTCATAGCTGGACTAGGAAATTAAGCAAGTGTGACAGAGGTGATGTCTCTTTTTGGGGTTGCGAAATGATGAGATAAATCTGATTTGTGATGCCTGCTCATGACAACCAAGTCGCATTTCCTCTGCATCTGattaatttctgcttctgtgagATGCAACTGTAtcatcatattttaaaatataaaagatgGGGTGACTTCAGACACACTCTTCACCTTGCCATTCAACATGAAGGTGTAATAAGGATGTGTAATACCCGAACAACATAGAAAGGCACTAATACTTATATTTTGGTTTACTAAGAGTAAGTTAACTTCACTCTCAGCAATGTTAGATCATTACTTTAATCCTACATGAGACaaataaaattccaaaatatttgtaGAGAATGGGGTGTATGGAAAGACAGGcttggggtggtttttgttgggttttggctgaggtgtttttcttccttggagAAGGTAGCATTTCTGCTAAGGGAATCCATGCTGctcttgacattttttttctgttttgactCACTAAGTGCCACTATGAAGGCAAGAAAGTTACTCTtactgttctttcttttttcccctcagtaaGTATGTGtgcatattttatgatatataGGGGGAAAGTGCTAAAAAAAGTTAGAGGCTATATTCTCAACTGAAATTGGTCAAAATCTCACAGAACTTAGCACTGGCACATTGAAAATACATAAAGACACAAAGGTGTTCAGAAATTTCTTCCCAGTGAAGTTTCTAAGGAGGGGAAATAGCTTTGCCTGTTAATTGCTCCATTACCAAATATTCCTGACATAAAAATCTCCCCGACAAACATTTTATGACAAAGTTTATATAGGTGTCAAATTAAGCAAACACTTATAATGCCTGTGGTAATTGCACAGCTGATGTTCAGCAGTAGTTCCACAGTTATATCACTTTTCAGATTTGCTAGTATTTTCCCAAGGGATGACTGGTCTGTCAGGTGAAGTGGccaacattttaaagcaaaactaaaGTAAAGTTTAGGAGCTTTTCCGTCCGCCGAAATTACCCCTAACCTTGTGCAGCCACTTACACGAGGGCAAGATGCTACCAATCTGGTTGCATTCTGTGCCTGCTCTGTATGGATACAGAGAATTCCCCAAATGCTGAGAAATCGGAGCGTTCAGAAGAACCAAAAGATTGGTGCACAGTATAGAGAAATCTGGGAGAAGACAGAATAGGGGATGGACCTCTCCTAGTCTCCGAGCTCCACAGAAAAGGAATTATGAATTACCTCCAGTAATGGAGATGCTGAGTAAAAGAGGGAGATGTTACGTGAAGGAAAGTAAGAAAGACTAGGGCAAACATAAACCACAGAGGGGTTTGGATTAAATTGTCATGGTGGCCAAGCCCTTCAAATCAATTTGTTGTTGGAAAACTAGCACATCTGCTGGAGTGATTTCCCCAGTGAgagattttaatgtttttctggtttgggcATTAGGTCAGAGCATGAGGGGCtgaaaacatagaaaaaaactTCCCTAGAAAGCCGAGGAAATTATAATGGGAAACAGTTCCAGCATATCTCAGTGGAGCGGGAGATCATCAGTGGCTGGACAAGCCATCCAGCAGAGGACAGGGCAGAGGTGGGCCAAAAACAGAGGGGTCCTCCGGTGGAATCTCCCGGGTTGCTGAGGAGCGATGGGCAGGATACCCGCTTCagcctgctgccctcctgcctcgctcccagctccctccagcctctgctcccaaaCCTGCGGGCACAGTGAGCAGAAGGGGAGAGGCAGCCGCAAATATCTAGAGGGAGGACGCCAAGAGGATGCAGCCAGGCTTTTCTCGGTGGTGCCGGTTATTAGGACACGAGGCCACAGACAGAAAATGACGCACAAGAAGTTTCACCGGCACATGAGGAAGAACTCTTTTACTGCTCGGATAACCGAGCACTGGGCCCAGAGAGCTTGTGGAGTCTCCTTCATTGGAGATACTCAGCAACTGCCTGGCCACAATCCCGCGCCCTGTGCTCGGGGTtgaccctgcctgagcagggaggtcGGGCCAGATGACCACTGTGGCGCCTTCCAACCTGACCGTTCCGCGATTCTGTGAGAGGCGCCTCGGCTCGCAGACCGGCGGCCACGGGGCGGAGAAGGAgcggcccccgcgccgcccgccctgcCCGTCCCGCCCCGGGGCGCGGAGCGGGTCcgccgagccccggccccggcagaGGGCGCcgagccggggctgcggcggctccggctccgcCTCCGGCGGGCGAGCGGCGGCGCGGGGACGGCAGCGCGGCCCGGGCCCGAGGCGCCCCGGCACCCAGGTAACGCCGCGCCCGCGGGCCGCCCTCcgccgcggccggggcgggcgcgcCGCGGCTCCGAGGTGGCGGGGCCGCGTCGCTTTggcggccggcggcggccgggcggcGGTCGGGCCCCTGCGGCCTCCCGGGGCAGCCGCCAGGGAAGGCGGGGCCGCCCGGTCCCGCCGCCACCGAGCGCCCCGCCGGCgggccgggggccgggccggggcgggggtgCCGGGCGAGGCGCTGCCCGCCCGAGGGCTCCAGCGCGGCCGAGAGGGCGCGCCTGCTGCGCCGGGCGGGCTCGCCGCCCTCCTGGCCCGCTTGTACCCGCTGGCCTGCGCGGAACAAACTAAGGTCGAGCGCTGAAAACAAGCAATAATATTTGTTTGCGCGTTCTGCAAATAATATTTGCAATAATATTTGTTTGCACGTTCTTGCAGTTCCAAATAACTGTTGGAATTTGCCCCCGGACTGAGGAGAGGCCTGTGTCTTCTGCAACCGCTGTACCGTCCTACAATTCGAACTATATGTCGTATATTTTAAGTTCACATATTTAGATACAAGAAAAAAGCCAAGGCAGGtgtggttatttttatttggccAGTAATTGCTCCCATTGATCAGGGCTTTTTTCTCAGCCACAAATATCGCCTCATTTAATGTTTCCGCAGGGGTCACTTGGGTGCGGGGAAACCAGACTCTAATCTCGTAAGGAAACACGTGTTTCCATGGATATGAGATCACAGTAAAAGCCAGCGCAGCACCCAGCTAGTAGGGGCTGTAAAGTAGTCTCTGAGAGCGTTGAAAGACATCTGGGGTGTTTTGGGGATGTTTCCACCTACTTGTCCCAGGTtacagagaggagcagcagtgttGCATCGATCAGTCTTACACAGCAGCACCGGGGAGCTTTCATATGAGCCTGCTGTTGCCGGTGTCACTCCCGGTGTCACGCCTGTTGCGGTACATAGAGCCGTGTTATTTCTGCCGAGCACTAGCACGGCGCCAGTTCCCATCTGGAGAAACAGGGGGGGACGTTGTGCAGCGTTTTGCCACGCAGGAGTGTTGTGGTCCAAGCAGAAACAGAGGTTAAGCAGCTTTCGGCTTTCTGGATTTGCTTGCTTGCAGTGTTCAGCAACTTGCTTGTATTGACAATGACTCATGATAAACAGAGATCTCCCTGTGCTTTTTATGACACAGATAGCGGCGTTACTGTGTATTTTATGAATTGTATTTCATATGTAAGGGAGGGAAGTGCCACAAATGTGTTTGCACAGTTAATGTTGAACACCAGAAAAGGAATTACAAACGGAGTATTCTGCTGGGCTTTTCTGCGTGTCTCATCTGGTGTCTTAGCTCTTCATAGTGTTGGCCAGTGTATGAGAAAGATCATAAAGCCACCCCAAGCCTTCTGCTTTCAGGTGATGCATCACTGTATGGGGAACTGGATACTCATCTTTTTGTAGTAACTGTTATGCCATCTGTGGGGAAATCCTTCCAATCCGTCAAAGCAGTTGCTCATTTTTACATATGAATGTTTGTCTTATTTTAGGTTATGCTATGACTGGCTTCAGACTCCCCATCAGCACTTTCAGAAAACTAAATGTCTGGTTCGGACTGTGGGAAAAATTTCCTTCAAATAAACTGTATCCCACTTGGAGGAGAAGCTTATTCTGTAGCTGTCAAGCAAGCACAGTAAACTACAGAAGATGTTTCAGTTTTTCCCCAGTCAGACTCAGTGCACTAAGACTCTCTCCAGAGTATATCTCAGTACTTTCTCTACggaacaaaagcagcaaaagctcTAAAAGGAGCAGACAAAGCGTacaagaagaggaggaagaagaggatgaaGATGAAAGTAATTTGGAAGATGAATTTGAAAATGACGCAAACATAGTAAAAGATTACAAGGATCTTGAAAAAGTAGTGCAGTCTCTTCGATATGACGTGATCTTGAAAGCTGGTCTAGACATGGCAAGAAAGTAAGTACAAAAGAAACAACTTGCTACTGAGAAAGATGCCATGCATCTAAAATTTGACTTTTGATAAGTTTTTATTGTTGGAATAACTCAGTAtttgttgggggggggggttggtgTAGCTTTTTTGACTCTCTGAATATGTGTTTTGGATGTATGGATGTTCCTGCTTATTTCACCCTACCTCCCTTGAAACAGCctgattttgcttttccctgtcTGCAGTATTTCTAAGATTGCTGATGAGGCATTTTGTAATCacttcttatttatttaaaattaagaaaatgcaaaatactgtACTGTGTAATACAAAAAGGTCTAATTTGAGATTGAGGGAGTAAAATAATGCACTATTTAATGAATGGAGAAATAGGGGCTGGTAAGTATAAGCTTCACAGGTCCACCAGGCAAATGTGCAGTCTATAAATGTATCACAGTGTTTGATCTAATGCAGCCTGCAGAAGTCTGATATCACTATGTTGTTGGAACAGAATATTAGTATAACTTGATCACTAACAAATTATTAAACTGGCTGGTGCAGGAAAGGGGATATTATTTATTGGATATTCAGGAGACAGATCTCTAGAAACAGCTTTTCTACACAGAGCAACTATATGctattatttcatttaaaatctgtGAAAGCCCTTTTCTTTACTTCCAGTTCAAGTCTGTCCTGAGCTTAAGTGAAGGTGTCCTTTACACACAAATTAGAGGTGTAGAAATGTGCCTTGCCTGTGAATGGTTGTGTTGTGTTTCTGCAAAGAAACAATAGCATTTTGTTTGCTGCACACTGTAACTGCAATAAaaccttgtttttcttcagtaaagTAGAAGATGCATTCTACAATAATGAACTCAGGCTGAATGGAGAAAAACTATGGAAGAAAAGTAGAACTGTAAgacttttttaatttaattttttttaatatagtacAAGAAAATATCTAAGGCATGATCTTCTCCCCCTAGATCACTCTGCAAAGGTGAATGCACAGCATTGCTAACACCACTTCCACCTTGCGGGGTTGCGGGGGGATGGTGTGACCATGGTTCCCTGGGTAAAACTTTATTCCCTAAGGCAGACAGGAAATTTGTGTGGTTGGAGAGTCAAATCTAAGTCTGAAAGTCGGGAGAAGGCAGCAAGGACGGAACATTTCAAGTTGCTGAAGGAAGTGATGATATCACTATGCGAGGTTGATGGAGTAGGAATGATTAAATCTGAGATATTGGTGGAGCAGGCACatgattaaagaaaaagaggaagtttGATGATAGAAAGGGATTGAAACTGGGGTAGCTGAGGGAAGGTGGTTGTACCTGTAATAGAGCACACAGGACCACAGTTAGGAGAGAGCCAGAAGGGTCACCAGACAGGTACTTCTACCAACCCTTTCTTTATGTGAGGGTGATCCTTGGTGGTGGCTACTGTCATCAAAGGGCAATACGATGAGAAGTTTTGATTCCTGATCCCGTAGAGTTAAGGCTGGTTTATGAGAGGTGTACTGCTTCTGTGACCTTTGAGAGGAGTACAGGCAGTTGCTGAGCACTCTATCCTTTGAAACactttaaactgttttaaaggcaggaggaagaacTTCGCACTTTGctgttttgtgtctgtgttgacaggaaaaaaagacatacaTGAAACCTTTTTCACAGTTAGGTGTTGGTTGTATAACACAGAGTGTGAAGCTCTTGGCAGGGAAGGTCATGAGACATGTAATTGCATATTGCCACGGCTTTCCTAGAAGTTCATCGCTGGAGGATCTATAATAGGTCTGGTATTGgctgccttcctcctctcctgtgaGATAAGAATATTAagtggaaagaaaggaagatggCGGGGATTTCCCCAGAGAATGTTTATAATCACtcatcttctctttctgtttccaGGTGAAACTTGGTGACACACTGGATCTCATAATAGGTGAAGATAAAGAAACAGGAACTGCTGTAGTTATGCGGGtagtcttaaaaaaattatctgacaaaactgaaagtgaaaaatacaaagTTATTTTGAGGCGTTGGAAAAACTTAAAAGTGCCCAAACAGGATGTACTTAAGTAACAAGGGGTTGCATGTGGCAGCATAagatttttgcagaaaaaagggttttttttgttaaatacgAATTTTGGTTGAACAAAATTACAGTACCCTTTTTTAAGGGCTTGTGTCAGAATGTTATCTCACTCTGCAGCGTACATCAATAATCATGCAATAAAGCCTGTCACTTTTTGCTGGTAGCTTTGTCTTGTGGTACTGTAAGTTAAAAGATCCAACACTTACATTTCCAGAAGTTTCTTATAAATAATGAATCAATAAAGACTGATTTGATCACTATTTAATTGCTGTCTAATTTTGTTAATCAGAAAGGTTACATTAAAGCTGACATCACATCAAGCAAAATGGCTTTCTTTGTTTTATCTCTGTGTTCATGAAATAGGGCGAAAGCCCTCAATTATGTAAAGttcctttttcattatttaatctTAATTAAAGGTTAACAGTACCAAGTCCATGCTTACATTTGCTGCTGCTATACCAAGAATACAGTAGGATAGCAATTGCAGTAGCGTATATCTAAGCAGGAAAGCTTCATGGTGgcagagaatcatagaatcagagtAGTTTATGCTGAAGAGacaagatcattgagtccagctattaacccagcactgccaagcccatcACTAAatcctaagtgccacatctacacaccctttaaatacctccagggatggtgactccaccacttccctgggcagcctgttccagtgcttgacaaccctttcagtgaagaaatctttcctGAAATCCAATCTAAAACTCACCTGGTGCAACTTGGGGCTCTTTCCTCTTGTCAAATCACTTtttgtctgggagaagagactaTCCCCAATCCAAATGAAAGAA harbors:
- the MTRES1 gene encoding mitochondrial transcription rescue factor 1, giving the protein MTGFRLPISTFRKLNVWFGLWEKFPSNKLYPTWRRSLFCSCQASTVNYRRCFSFSPVRLSALRLSPEYISVLSLRNKSSKSSKRSRQSVQEEEEEEDEDESNLEDEFENDANIVKDYKDLEKVVQSLRYDVILKAGLDMARNKVEDAFYNNELRLNGEKLWKKSRTVKLGDTLDLIIGEDKETGTAVVMRVVLKKLSDKTESEKYKVILRRWKNLKVPKQDVLK